Proteins encoded within one genomic window of Deltaproteobacteria bacterium:
- a CDS encoding hydantoinase/oxoprolinase family protein, translating to MPTARNESFLIGIDVGGTFTDCVLVDGQGRTTVEKTFTTPADPSEGVLNGLGKFSVKTGLSLGDFLGRVARIVHGTTITTNAVLTGRGAMTGFLTTKGFRDILLMRRGIREEQFNSKYNPPPPLVPRNLTYTVAERTDCEGREIAPLDYDEARAAIGELKRCGVESIAVSLLFSFLNPKHEQEIAALLEADFPEAYVSLSTQVLPQLRAYERHSTTALNAYVGPILARYLNRLTERLNAAGFAGQLLIMQSNGGVMAPETAARFACRTLLSGPAGGPVAAIFCGKRAGHKDLITMDMGGTSFDVSFIKGGEVSFTTEGEVGGHATAFPVLDIRTVGAGGGSIAWVDDGGVLHVGPASAGADPGPICYGRGGKEPTVTDADLVLGYIGAEDFLGGEFSLDRNSAVKGIETRIAKPLGMLAVKAAEGINRLVNSTMADAIRLVSIKQGYDPRHCMLIVAGGAGAVHAAAIAGELGIRQLLIPRVASVFCAAGMLLSDLKHDYVRTFSGDLATISKVKVRALYDQMSVEALQTLRDEGKKKASVSLAYAVDLKYVGQFHEVTIPFKSPSDDFNQLQKDFAAQHQKLYGYNLPGESVEALHWRLMALVRTQRPASFGKAETKSKGTAGAKKKRSVIFDGRKIETDVYEGKSFGARAALKGPAIVEEPTTTIVIPPGWRFQVNRFGDYEMSRKY from the coding sequence ATGCCAACTGCACGTAATGAATCTTTCCTGATCGGCATCGACGTCGGCGGGACTTTTACCGACTGTGTTCTGGTCGACGGCCAAGGCCGAACCACTGTCGAGAAAACTTTTACGACGCCGGCGGACCCTTCCGAAGGAGTGTTAAACGGACTGGGAAAGTTCTCGGTTAAAACCGGCTTATCGCTCGGTGATTTTCTTGGGCGGGTCGCGCGCATCGTGCATGGCACGACGATCACGACCAATGCAGTCCTCACCGGGCGCGGTGCCATGACCGGCTTTCTCACTACCAAGGGGTTTCGCGATATCCTGCTTATGCGCCGGGGCATTCGCGAAGAGCAATTCAATTCCAAATACAATCCGCCGCCGCCGTTGGTGCCGCGCAACCTCACCTACACAGTCGCCGAACGCACCGATTGCGAGGGGCGCGAGATTGCACCGCTGGACTATGACGAAGCGCGTGCGGCGATCGGCGAACTTAAGCGCTGTGGCGTCGAGTCGATCGCCGTCAGCTTGCTATTTTCGTTTCTTAACCCAAAGCATGAGCAGGAGATCGCCGCGCTGCTCGAAGCCGATTTTCCCGAGGCCTACGTTTCACTCTCAACCCAGGTGCTGCCGCAGCTGCGCGCCTATGAACGCCATAGCACGACGGCGCTAAACGCCTACGTGGGACCGATTTTGGCGCGCTACCTCAATCGTTTGACCGAGCGTTTGAATGCCGCCGGTTTTGCCGGCCAGTTGTTAATCATGCAGTCCAATGGTGGTGTCATGGCACCGGAAACTGCGGCTCGTTTTGCTTGCCGAACGCTATTGTCGGGACCCGCCGGCGGCCCGGTGGCGGCGATTTTTTGCGGCAAACGCGCCGGCCACAAAGATCTGATCACCATGGACATGGGTGGCACCAGTTTCGATGTCTCGTTCATCAAAGGCGGCGAGGTTAGTTTCACGACGGAAGGCGAAGTAGGCGGACACGCCACTGCGTTTCCGGTGCTCGATATTCGCACTGTGGGCGCGGGCGGCGGCAGCATCGCCTGGGTCGATGATGGTGGCGTGCTCCACGTCGGTCCCGCCAGCGCGGGCGCCGACCCCGGTCCGATCTGTTATGGCCGCGGCGGGAAGGAGCCGACGGTGACCGATGCCGATCTGGTGTTGGGCTACATCGGCGCCGAAGATTTTCTCGGCGGTGAGTTCAGCCTCGACCGAAATTCCGCCGTGAAAGGCATTGAAACGCGCATCGCCAAGCCGCTCGGCATGCTGGCAGTGAAAGCGGCCGAAGGAATCAACCGGCTGGTGAACAGCACCATGGCGGATGCGATCCGACTCGTTTCGATCAAGCAGGGATACGATCCGCGTCACTGCATGTTAATCGTAGCGGGCGGCGCGGGAGCGGTGCATGCTGCGGCAATTGCCGGCGAGTTGGGTATTCGCCAACTGCTGATTCCTCGCGTCGCGTCGGTGTTTTGCGCCGCGGGCATGCTCCTGTCCGATTTGAAACATGACTATGTGCGCACCTTTTCAGGCGATTTGGCAACGATTTCCAAAGTGAAAGTGCGCGCTCTCTATGACCAAATGAGCGTGGAAGCGTTGCAGACGCTTCGCGATGAGGGCAAGAAAAAAGCTTCGGTGTCGCTGGCTTACGCTGTCGATCTAAAATATGTCGGCCAATTTCATGAGGTAACTATCCCGTTTAAGTCGCCATCGGATGATTTTAACCAACTGCAAAAAGATTTCGCTGCGCAGCACCAGAAGCTCTATGGCTACAATCTCCCCGGCGAGTCGGTGGAAGCATTGCATTGGCGGCTCATGGCGCTGGTGCGCACGCAGCGGCCGGCGAGTTTTGGTAAAGCCGAAACGAAGTCGAAAGGCACTGCGGGCGCCAAGAAAAAACGCAGTGTCATTTTCGATGGACGAAAAATCGAGACGGATGTATACGAAGGCAAAAGCTTCGGAGCCCGGGCGGCGCTAAAGGGTCCAGCGATCGTCGAAGAGCCGACCACGACCATCGTGATTCCGCCCGGCTGGCGGTTCCAGGTTAACCGGTTCGGCGATTACGAAATGTCGCGCAAGTATTGA
- a CDS encoding LLM class flavin-dependent oxidoreductase gives MTMKFGISFAPNHPRDFSEWSRASEDAGFERVGVVDSQAIYRELYISCAAGIQATKSIQLGPRVTNALTRHPTVTASAMLTLNELAPGRVFVGLGTGDSAVFNIGYKPVKLAVLGEFTACLRALMRGESVMYQGNELKLTWGKADIPIYIAGHGPKTLELAGQYADGVIVGTGVGADVVCDAYDRIATGAARSGRKLEDLDVWWALSAHIGNRREEALSVIRMMLAAKANHLARFPEQDKQVPPEYREVLDSIHKGYNYLEHQKPGENTKNATLVRESGLESYLTDRYAIVGTPDDCLATIQRMEHDGVRKIWLNVHFDDKLGFIRRWGSEVMAKLG, from the coding sequence ATGACAATGAAATTCGGCATTAGTTTCGCCCCCAATCATCCGAGAGATTTTAGCGAGTGGAGCCGCGCGTCCGAAGATGCCGGTTTCGAGCGCGTCGGCGTAGTCGACTCGCAAGCGATCTATCGCGAGCTCTACATCAGTTGCGCGGCGGGGATCCAGGCGACGAAGTCGATTCAACTTGGCCCCCGGGTGACTAATGCTCTCACGCGCCATCCGACCGTTACCGCCAGCGCGATGTTGACCTTGAACGAATTGGCCCCCGGCAGAGTGTTTGTCGGACTGGGCACCGGAGACAGCGCGGTTTTTAACATCGGCTATAAACCCGTCAAGCTTGCGGTGCTGGGCGAATTCACCGCTTGTTTGCGCGCGCTGATGCGCGGCGAGAGCGTCATGTATCAGGGCAACGAGTTGAAACTCACCTGGGGCAAGGCCGATATTCCAATTTACATCGCCGGTCATGGCCCCAAGACCCTTGAGCTCGCGGGACAATACGCCGACGGCGTGATCGTGGGCACGGGCGTTGGAGCAGACGTGGTATGCGACGCCTACGATCGCATCGCCACCGGCGCGGCGCGCTCCGGCCGCAAGCTGGAAGATCTCGATGTTTGGTGGGCGTTGAGCGCTCACATCGGCAACCGCCGGGAAGAGGCCTTGTCGGTTATCCGTATGATGCTTGCCGCCAAGGCGAATCATCTGGCGCGCTTTCCTGAACAGGACAAGCAAGTGCCGCCGGAGTACCGCGAGGTTCTCGACAGCATTCATAAAGGCTACAACTATCTGGAACATCAAAAGCCCGGTGAAAATACCAAGAATGCGACCCTGGTGCGCGAGAGTGGCCTGGAGTCTTATCTCACGGATCGCTACGCCATCGTGGGCACGCCCGACGATTGTCTCGCGACCATTCAGCGGATGGAACATGACGGCGTGCGGAAAATCTGGTTGAACGTTCACTTCGACGACAAGCTCGGTTTTATCCGGCGCTGGGGCAGCGAGGTGATGGCGAAGCTCGGCTAG
- a CDS encoding thiamine pyrophosphate-binding protein, whose protein sequence is MNRYECLQRLLPLITDHLVVTSQSGQRIEWSSLSQRDGNLLLGEMGAALSVGAGLALALPHRKVVVLESDGSVLLTLSSLATVANLDLHNLSVFVFDNQAYSGTRISEPSATAGKTDLAQVAKGAGIARSVTVRDLNSFSAQATAVLSGQGLSFVVCKVQESLLHRDIPRPDLDLTEIKYRFVRYLQETENKLAPFIGRG, encoded by the coding sequence ATGAACCGTTATGAATGCTTACAGCGTTTGCTGCCGCTGATTACCGATCACCTGGTGGTGACATCCCAGAGCGGTCAGCGCATTGAATGGAGCAGCCTGTCGCAGCGCGATGGTAATCTCTTGCTCGGCGAGATGGGTGCTGCGCTCAGTGTCGGTGCAGGACTCGCGCTGGCGCTGCCGCATCGTAAAGTCGTTGTTCTGGAATCCGACGGCAGTGTTTTGTTGACCTTGAGCAGCCTGGCCACCGTGGCGAATTTAGACCTGCACAATCTATCCGTGTTCGTGTTCGATAACCAGGCCTACAGTGGCACACGCATTAGCGAGCCCTCCGCCACCGCCGGCAAGACGGATTTGGCGCAGGTTGCCAAAGGAGCGGGCATCGCTCGGTCGGTTACCGTGCGGGATTTGAATAGCTTTAGCGCGCAGGCAACGGCCGTGCTGTCGGGCCAAGGGTTGAGCTTTGTCGTCTGTAAAGTCCAGGAAAGTCTCCTCCACCGCGATATTCCCCGGCCCGATCTTGATTTGACCGAGATTAAGTACCGGTTCGTCAGATATCTGCAGGAAACCGAGAACAAGCTCGCGCCGTTTATTGGGAGAGGGTAA
- a CDS encoding ABC transporter substrate-binding protein produces MAMLEHTRRLLRVNFAPSVAFMIASLSLCIFLAPASVRAQSIRIGSLGLSGPLLPLWIAQDRGLFSQYGLKSEVVTFQGGPTSIQALLADEVKFTATSSAPGANAILNGAAVVAIAEWVSTLPYMLIVTPDIDTAEKLKKKRIAVARFGGAAHYAVRLVLLKMGIDPEKDVQLLQIGDESVRLAALRQGTVDATILTPPANLTARNLGFRVLTSLHEAGVQYSFDHLLVTKEFASKNREMVRGFLKGFLHGIAFMKKQRKEGVETLRKWTRLNDQAALDETYRIFGAMIAAKPYGTEEGWRNFVDVLATTNPKAKQLQSKDMFDYSYLLEIDKSGFIEALYK; encoded by the coding sequence TTGGCAATGTTAGAGCATACCCGGCGCTTGCTGCGCGTGAATTTCGCTCCCTCCGTGGCGTTCATGATCGCCAGCTTGTCCCTGTGCATCTTCTTGGCGCCGGCGAGCGTTCGTGCGCAGTCGATCCGAATCGGCTCCCTCGGCCTGAGCGGGCCGCTCTTGCCGCTTTGGATCGCCCAAGACCGCGGCTTATTTTCGCAGTACGGTCTCAAATCGGAGGTCGTGACGTTTCAGGGCGGTCCGACGAGTATTCAAGCGCTGCTCGCGGATGAAGTGAAATTCACGGCCACTTCCAGCGCACCCGGCGCCAACGCGATACTTAACGGCGCGGCGGTCGTGGCGATTGCGGAGTGGGTAAGCACGCTGCCCTACATGTTGATCGTCACCCCCGATATCGATACCGCGGAGAAACTCAAAAAGAAGCGCATTGCCGTTGCTCGCTTCGGCGGCGCGGCCCATTATGCCGTTCGCTTGGTTCTATTGAAAATGGGCATCGACCCGGAGAAAGACGTGCAACTGCTGCAAATCGGCGACGAATCGGTCAGGCTTGCGGCGCTGCGGCAGGGAACAGTCGACGCGACGATTCTCACCCCGCCAGCCAATCTCACCGCGCGCAATCTCGGTTTCCGAGTTCTCACTTCTTTGCACGAGGCAGGCGTGCAGTATTCCTTCGATCATCTCCTGGTCACCAAAGAGTTCGCCAGTAAAAATCGCGAGATGGTGCGGGGCTTTCTCAAGGGATTTCTGCACGGCATCGCGTTCATGAAAAAACAGCGCAAAGAGGGCGTCGAGACGCTCCGTAAGTGGACGCGCCTAAACGATCAAGCGGCGCTTGACGAAACCTATAGAATCTTCGGCGCGATGATCGCAGCCAAACCCTACGGCACTGAGGAGGGTTGGCGCAACTTTGTCGACGTCTTGGCAACAACCAACCCCAAGGCGAAACAGCTACAATCTAAGGATATGTTCGACTACAGTTATCTTCTTGAAATCGACAAGAGCGGCTTCATCGAAGCGCTCTACAAGTGA
- a CDS encoding ABC transporter substrate-binding protein, with protein sequence MGIFPMHRVVLAGVMLFLAYRLCIDMAWAEEALVAHPALTLGDIPYYIAKEKNFYRDEGFQVKDLYIRGGVTASQALQAGSVQFTLALGTGARAALSGMTLKAIMVFCDKPFHFLYGRPDLGVRSPQDLKGKRIAVTGLGSTTYYSARKVVERLNFDPDKDVRILAVGDIWPALAGGSVEAGLIRPPFTQMAEKLGMVRLAYVGDALQMPMSGLVTAEKMIQENADLVRRFLRATLRGLRFFQDSKNDSESIALLNRVTKMEAEVAKQTYDFYHGIMTRDGTPSERALADDFEITRQMLRKEVQNLSRQQAEQKMYDFRLLKELL encoded by the coding sequence ATGGGGATTTTTCCAATGCATCGTGTCGTTCTGGCCGGCGTCATGTTGTTTTTAGCGTATCGTCTATGCATCGATATGGCATGGGCTGAGGAGGCGTTGGTTGCCCATCCGGCACTGACCTTGGGCGATATTCCTTATTACATCGCCAAGGAGAAAAATTTTTACCGCGACGAAGGTTTTCAAGTCAAAGACCTCTATATTCGCGGCGGCGTCACGGCGTCGCAGGCGCTGCAGGCGGGCTCGGTGCAGTTCACCCTGGCCCTGGGGACCGGCGCGCGCGCTGCGCTTTCCGGAATGACGCTCAAGGCGATCATGGTCTTTTGCGACAAGCCGTTTCATTTTTTGTACGGGCGGCCGGATCTGGGGGTGCGCAGCCCACAGGATCTCAAGGGCAAGCGCATCGCCGTGACGGGCTTGGGTTCCACGACTTACTATTCCGCGCGCAAGGTTGTTGAACGGCTGAATTTCGATCCCGATAAAGACGTGCGCATTCTTGCCGTGGGCGATATCTGGCCCGCCCTGGCCGGCGGCTCGGTTGAAGCTGGACTCATTCGCCCACCATTTACGCAGATGGCCGAGAAGCTTGGCATGGTGCGGCTGGCTTACGTGGGCGATGCGCTACAGATGCCGATGTCGGGTTTGGTGACCGCGGAGAAGATGATCCAAGAAAACGCCGACCTCGTGCGGCGCTTTCTCCGGGCGACGCTTAGGGGCTTAAGATTTTTTCAGGATAGCAAGAACGACAGCGAGAGCATCGCACTGCTCAATCGTGTTACCAAGATGGAAGCGGAAGTTGCAAAACAAACCTACGATTTCTACCACGGTATCATGACGCGCGACGGCACGCCGTCCGAACGCGCGCTCGCCGATGATTTTGAGATTACGCGGCAAATGCTCCGCAAAGAAGTGCAAAATCTGTCGCGCCAACAAGCAGAGCAAAAGATGTATGATTTTCGACTGCTGAAGGAACTGCTTTAA
- a CDS encoding UbiD family decarboxylase — MPELREFLRETERLGELKIVKGADWNLEIGAITEISALEPNPPALLFDDIKGYPSGYRLFTNMYQTQSRTALGLGLSSDLKGVDLVRAVKDILRNGKPVPPLFENHGAIQENFFVGKDARATIFPAPKLHREDGGRYLGTSDAVITADPDTGWVNLGTARVQILDEHRVSLYVSPGKQTRLIAQKYWDQGKSCPVALVCGLDPVLFAVSGLGLPWGMSEYDFAGQIQNSPVKVVRGEMTGLPIPASAEIVLEGEIPPPEVESEMEGPFGEWTGYYASGTRPAPLIRIKSVYHRKDPILTVLPDFKTYPLSSYLFLVFCAAGLWNEIEAAGITDIRGVWCAEWGVRFFMVISVKQRYGGHARQAAHIALGAREGGYLGRFIVLVDDDIDPSNMPDVLWAMSTRCDPQTSIEIATNCWSSPIDPRISPEKRTAGDFTNSRAIIDACRPFHWRDKFPKVHTLDPAYRDEIKKKWKAVFS; from the coding sequence ATGCCGGAACTGAGAGAATTCCTCCGAGAAACCGAACGGCTGGGCGAGCTCAAAATCGTCAAGGGCGCGGATTGGAATTTGGAGATCGGCGCGATCACGGAAATATCCGCGCTGGAGCCCAATCCGCCGGCGCTGCTGTTCGACGATATCAAAGGTTATCCGAGCGGCTATCGCCTGTTTACGAACATGTACCAGACCCAATCGCGAACTGCCTTGGGGTTGGGACTCTCCAGCGATTTAAAGGGCGTGGATCTCGTTCGCGCGGTGAAAGATATCTTGCGCAACGGCAAGCCGGTGCCGCCGCTTTTTGAAAATCACGGCGCGATTCAGGAAAATTTCTTTGTCGGGAAAGATGCCCGTGCGACGATCTTCCCGGCGCCTAAACTGCATCGCGAGGATGGCGGCCGATATCTTGGCACTTCGGATGCGGTGATCACCGCCGATCCCGACACCGGTTGGGTCAACTTGGGAACGGCGCGCGTGCAGATTCTCGACGAGCACCGTGTTTCGCTCTACGTTTCCCCCGGCAAACAAACTCGTCTGATCGCGCAAAAATATTGGGATCAAGGCAAGAGTTGTCCCGTTGCATTGGTGTGCGGCCTCGATCCGGTCTTATTCGCAGTTTCCGGTCTCGGTCTGCCGTGGGGAATGTCAGAATATGATTTTGCCGGGCAGATTCAAAATTCACCCGTGAAAGTCGTGCGCGGCGAGATGACAGGATTGCCCATCCCCGCATCGGCGGAGATCGTGCTCGAAGGCGAGATTCCGCCACCCGAGGTCGAGTCGGAAATGGAAGGGCCGTTTGGCGAATGGACGGGCTATTATGCTTCGGGCACCCGTCCTGCGCCACTGATTCGCATTAAATCGGTCTATCACCGCAAGGATCCGATTCTCACGGTTCTTCCCGATTTTAAAACCTATCCGTTGTCGAGTTATCTCTTTCTGGTTTTCTGCGCCGCCGGTTTGTGGAACGAGATCGAAGCTGCGGGGATCACCGACATTCGCGGCGTCTGGTGCGCCGAGTGGGGCGTGCGCTTCTTTATGGTGATCTCGGTCAAGCAACGCTATGGCGGCCATGCGCGGCAGGCCGCGCATATCGCGCTAGGCGCAAGGGAAGGCGGCTATTTGGGACGATTCATCGTATTAGTCGATGACGACATCGATCCGTCGAATATGCCGGATGTGCTCTGGGCGATGTCGACACGCTGCGATCCGCAGACTTCCATCGAGATCGCGACCAACTGCTGGAGCAGTCCCATCGATCCACGCATCTCGCCGGAAAAAAGAACCGCCGGCGATTTCACCAACTCGCGGGCGATCATCGATGCCTGCCGGCCGTTCCATTGGCGCGACAAGTTTCCCAAGGTGCATACCCTTGACCCGGCTTATCGCGATGAGATCAAGAAAAAGTGGAAAGCAGTGTTTAGTTAG